From Maylandia zebra isolate NMK-2024a linkage group LG11, Mzebra_GT3a, whole genome shotgun sequence, one genomic window encodes:
- the atxn1b gene encoding ataxin-1, protein MKSNQERSNGCLPPKKREILAMEQRPVVVATATPPAAVASDSPHTENLAWLASVASERCKSREVDSPRCPISSASSSSPSTSIPSSATPISALPLASLPAVYPAALPQQAGTIQFAQLGPNVQFISSGPYAGYISSHIISTNANTVQNSSTIVGQRPQLDGYTTALISPNTKGEQQFQIGLSPTELAPVSLPSSPQVTSQYIHLDSRAPLTVSGNAVASPTAQLQLHPHTAVLPQTLTLAPSQLVVQYADGSAGKKPEGHAKAVLNGEVEAAKQAKATSQPANHQQVQSYEARHILLPADYGQNPAGLQTSLVLVAQPNHGVEHETGSNKISLVQTEKGGICLGKPVSRPSSFASFSSSEVVKSVAPHTVIQTTLPPDEMPASLYSSTQAPIIGYITSANQHTVSYHAALPPHLVIPSGQSLLIPVSSSNNCTEMEVSRTVSALTSTTTPQISTAMPHAYLATALSKCEALGPDGNQPPNAVAQAPALSVLPSNPIPAVVATPSPTPTPVPASVPAAIQASPSVSASASPVALPPFFMRGSIIQLADGELKRVEDLKTEDFIQSAEISSELKIDSSTVERIDNGQSPNAVVIQFSVGELKAQVCVEVLVEYPFFVFGQGWSSCCPDRTTQLFELSCAKLCVGDVCVSLTLRGMRNGSLTDSSALGKKLKPGHLSDSCHNMDPNLRNSMSANSVGSNNGLLMKASNGDRLERQQATGPGPGVELPAGLGILPGQAEGIYRAGPVLAISGTGDIRQESVKTDMSTLSKQQCSETERPAVRKRRWSAPERDQTERAEDEPPVTLPKPSFLPHEVKISIEGHSRTGSERCLNKRVDC, encoded by the exons ATGAAATCTAACCAAGAGCGAAGCAATGGATGCCTTCCTCCTAAGAAGCGTGAGATCCTGGCTATGGAGCAGAGGCCAGTGGTAGTAGCAACAGCAACACCACCTGCTGCAGTTGCGTCTGATAGTCCCCACACAGAAAACCTAGCATGGCTGGCCAGTGTAGCCAGTGAACGCTGCAAATCCAGGGAAGTAGATAGCCCTAGATGTCCCATctcctctgcttcctcctcttctccctctACTTCTATTCCTTCTTCAGCCACACCTATATCTGCCCTACCCTTGGCCTCTCTGCCTGCAGTTTACCCCGCAGCCCTACCCCAGCAAGCTGGAACAATCCAGTTTGCTCAACTGGGACCCAATGTTCAGTTCATCAGCTCTGGGCCCTATGCAGGATACATATCCTCTCATATTATTTCAACAAATGCTAATACTGTGCAAAACAGCTCGACCATAGTCGGACAGCGTCCCCAGCTGGATGGTTACACCACTGCCCTTATCTCGCCCAACACCAAAGGGGAGCAGCAGTTTCAAATAGGCCTCTCCCCCACTGAACTGGCCCCCGTGTCACTCCCAAGCTCTCCTCAAGTCACCAGCCAGTACATCCATCTGGACAGCAGAGCACCTCTGACTGTCAGCGGAAATGCCGTCGCCTCACCTACGGCCCAACTTCAGCTCCACCCTCACACAGCCGTCCTCCCCCAGACGCTTACGCTTGCTCCTTCCCAGCTCGTGGTCCAGTATGCAGATGGTTCTGCTGGAAAGAAACCAGAAGGGCACGCTAAGGCTGTGCTGAATGGGGAAGTGGAAGCAGCCAAACAGGCAAAAGCCACTAGTCAGCCAGCAAACCATCAGCAGGTGCAGAGTTATGAGGCCAGACATATCCTCCTACCTGCTGACTATGGCCAAAACCCTGCAGGACTCCAGACCTCTTTGGTGCTTGTGGCCCAGCCCAACCATGGAGTTGAGCACGAAACTGGCTCAAATAAGATCTCTTTAGTCCAGACTGAGAAAGGAGGGATTTGCTTGGGAAAGCCAGTGTCCAGACCTTCGTCTTTTGCCTCCTTTTCTTCGTCAGAAGTGGTGAAGTCTGTTGCTCCACATACTGTCATCCAGACCACTCTACCCCCTGACGAGATGCCAGCCAGTCTCTACTCTTCCACACAGGCACCGATCATTGGCTATATCACAAGTGCAAACCAGCATACTGTCAGCTACCACGCAGCACTGCCTCCGCACCTGGTCATCCCGAGTGGTCAGTCCCTTCTCATTCCAGTCAGCAGTTCCAATAACTGCACAGAAATGGAGGTTAGTCGTACTGTAAGTGCCCTCACCTCCACTACTACCCCTCAGATATCCACCGCCATGCCTCATGCCTATCTGGCCACAGCCCTGTCCAAGTGTGAGGCACTAGGGCCAGATGGAAATCAACCACCCAACGCAGTTGCTCAGGCTCCAGCATTGTCAGTACTGCCTTCAAACCCGATTCCTGCAGTGGTGGCTACTCCCTCCCCGACTCCCACTCCGGTTCCCGCTTCTGTCCCTGCTGCCATCCAGGCCTCCCCCTCGGTTTCCGCTTCCGCCTCTCCTGTGGCGCTTCCTCCTTTCTTCATGCGGGGCTCCATCATCCAGCTGGCCGATGGAGAGCTGAAGCGTGTGGAGGACCTCAAGACAGAGGACTTCATCCAAAGCGCTGAGATTAGCAGCGAGCTCAAGATTGACTCCAGCACCGTGGAGCGTATTGACAATGGTCAAAGTCCTAATGCTGTGGTTATACAGTTTTCTGTAGGAGAGCTCAAAGCCCAG GTGTGTGTGGAGGTGCTGGTGGAGTatcctttctttgtctttggccAGGGCTGGTCATCGTGCTGCCCTGACCGGACCACACAGTTGTTTGAGCTGTCCTGTGCTAAGCTCTGTGTgggggatgtgtgtgtgtctctgaccCTCCGTGGCATGAGGAATGGTTCTCTAACAGACAGCTCAGCTTTGGGGAAAAAGCTAAAGCCTGGCCACCTCTCTGACTCCTGTCACAACATGGATCCCAATCTAAGGAACAGTATGAGTGCAAACTCTGTGGGCAGTAACAACGGTCTTCTCATGAAGGCTTCCAATGGAGACAGACTGGAGAGGCAGCAGGCCACTGGTCCGGGACCAGGAGTAGAGCTACCAGCAGGATTGGGAATACTTCCAGGACAGGCAGAAGGGATCTACAGAGCTGGACCTGTGCTGGCAATCTCTGGGACTGGAGACATAAGACAGGAATCAGTGAAAACAGACATGTCTACTCTGTCTAAACAACAATGCAGTGAGACAGAGAGACCTGCAGTCCGCAAGAGACGCTGGTCAGCACCGGAGCGAGACCAGACTGAGAGAGCTGAGGACGAGCCTCCCGTGACTCTGCCCaaaccttccttccttcctcacGAGGTCAAAATCAGCATAGAGGGCCATTCACGTACAGGGAGTGAAAGATGCTTGAACAAAAGAGTAGACTGTTGA